From a single Accipiter gentilis chromosome 8, bAccGen1.1, whole genome shotgun sequence genomic region:
- the CCN1 gene encoding CCN family member 1, whose amino-acid sequence MPRALDAAAARNARRQRRGARGGPAPYIRRSRPPLPQTAPAPLPLAASRRPSLPPALDMGSAGTRPALAAALLCLARLALGSPCPAVCQCPAAAPHCAPGVGLVPDGCGCCKVCAKQLNEDCSRAQPCDHTKGLECNFGASPAALKGICRAQSEGRPCEYNSKIYQNGESFQPNCKHQCTCIDGAVGCIPLCPQELSLPNLGCPSPRLVKVPGQCCEEWVCDESKDALDELEGFFSKEFGLDDSEGELTRNNELIAVVKGGLKMLPVFGSEPQSRAFENPKCIVQTTSWSQCSKTCGTGISTRVTNDNPDCKLIKETRICEVRPCGQPSYASLKKGKKCTKTKKSPSPVKFTYAGCSSVKKYRPKYCGSCVDGRCCTPQQTRTVKIRFRCDDGETFTKSVMMIQSCRCNYNCPHANEAYPYYRLVNDIHKFRD is encoded by the exons ATGCCGCGAGCGCTGGACGCGGCCGCGGCCCGGAACGCGCGACGTCAGCGCCGCGGCGCACGCGGCGGCCCCGCGCCCTATATAAGGCGGTCGCGCCCGCCGCTGCCTCAGAccgcgccggccccgctcccgctcgCCGCCTCCCGCCGTCCCTCGCTCCCGCCGGCGCTAGACATGGGCTCCGCGGGCACCCGCCCCGCTCTGGCGGCCGCCCTCCTCTGCCTGGCCCGCCTG gCTCTGGGCTCGCCCTGCCCCGCCGTCTGCCAGTGCCCGGCGGCCGCGCCGCATTGCGCCCCGGGCGTGGGGCTGGTGCCGGACGGCTGCGGCTGCTGCAAGGTCTGCGCCAAGCAGCTGAACGAGGACTGCAGCCGGGCGCAGCCCTGCGACCACACCAAGGGGCTGGAGTGCAACTTCGGCGCCAGCCCCGCCGCGCTGAAGGGCATCTGCAGAG CCCAGTCCGAGGGGAGACCGTGCGAATATAACTCCAAAATCTACCAGAACGGCGAAAGCTTCCAGCCGAACTGTAAACACCAGTGTACGTGCATAGATGGAGCTGTGGGCTGCATCCCGCTCTGCCCGCAAGAGCTCTCGCTTCCTAAcctgggctgccccagccccaggctggtCAAAGTCCCCGGGCAGTGCTGCGAAGAGTGGGTCTGCGACGAAAGCAAGGATGCGCTGGATGAGCTGGAAGGCTTCTTCAGCAAAGAGTTTGGTCTGGATGATTCTGAAGGCGAGCTAACCAGGAACAACGAGCTGATTGCCGTTGTGAAGGGGGGCCTCAAGATGCTACCTG tttttggCTCCGAGCCACAAAGCCGAGCTTTTGAGAATCCCAAATGCATTGTGCAGACCACCTCCTGGTCCCAGTGCTCAAAGACGTGTGGAACTGGCATCTCCACGAGGGTTACCAACGACAATCCCGACTGCAAGCTCATCAAAGAGACCAGGATATGTGAAGTGAGGCCATGTGGCCAGCCTAGCTATGCCTCCCTAAAG aaggggaaaaaatgtaccAAGACTAAGAAGTCCCCATCCCCAGTGAAGTTTACCTATGCCGGATGCTCCAGCGTGAAGAAGTACCGCCCCAAGTACTGTGGCTCCTGTGTGGATGGCAGGTGCTGCACGCCCCAGCAGACCAGGACTGTCAAGATCAGGTTCCGCTGCGATGATGGGGAAACCTTCACCAAGAGCGTCATGATGATCCAGTCCTGCCGATGCAACTACAACTGTCCGCATGCGAATGAAGCTTATCCCTACTACAGACTAGTCAATGACATTCACAAATTTAGGGACTAA